One Micromonospora sp. FIMYZ51 genomic window carries:
- the smpB gene encoding SsrA-binding protein SmpB — protein sequence MPREKGRKVVASNKKARHDYAILDTYEAGMALTGTEVKSLRAGRASLVDAFAQERNGELYLHGMHIPEYTQGTWTNHEPRRTRKLLLKRLEIDRLIGKTREGGLTLVPLQVYFSDGWAKVELGLAKGKKAYDKRQDLAKRDADREIARVVGRRGKGMRE from the coding sequence CCCGTCACGACTACGCCATCCTCGACACGTACGAGGCTGGCATGGCGTTGACCGGCACCGAGGTGAAGTCGCTGCGGGCGGGACGGGCGTCGCTTGTCGATGCGTTCGCTCAGGAACGCAACGGTGAGCTGTACCTGCACGGCATGCACATCCCGGAGTACACCCAGGGCACCTGGACCAACCATGAGCCCCGGCGTACCCGCAAGCTGTTGCTCAAGCGGCTGGAGATCGATCGGCTGATCGGCAAGACCCGGGAGGGTGGGCTGACCCTGGTGCCGTTGCAGGTCTACTTCTCCGACGGCTGGGCCAAGGTGGAGCTCGGTCTGGCCAAGGGCAAGAAGGCGTACGACAAGCGCCAGGATCTTGCCAAACGGGACGCCGACCGGGAAATCGCCCGGGTGGTGGGCCGGCGCGGCAAGGGTATGCGCGAGTAA
- the mdlC gene encoding benzoylformate decarboxylase, with the protein MATVRDITYDLLRSLGMTTVFGNPGSTEEPFLHAFPDDFSYVLALHEASAVGIADGYAQATGRPAHVNLHTAPGTGNAMGNIVTAWHNRTPLIVTAGQQTREMLLLEPRLTARQPTELPQPYVKWAYEPVRAQDVPAALMRAYATAVQPPAGPVFLSLPLDDWAQPADPPPSARTVATRFAPDPERLRQFAATLAASRAPVLVLGAAVDRAGAWAAAVALAERLVAPVWSAPAPERTTFPEDHPHFQGVLPFARGPLAERLRGHDTVLVIGAPVFRYYPHVPGDTLPDGARLLHVTDDPDEAARAPVGDSLLGDAGLALAALADLVPPADRPPPPPRPGPAPVEDSVPLSADALFAALGRHWPEDGVLVQESPSNLSALRRHLRFTRPGSYFTMASGGLGYGLPAAVGVALAQRDTGQHRPVVAVIGDGSFHYSVQALWTAAQLRLPLPVVVPVNRQYAILKAFAELKQTPGVPGLDLPGLDITAIARGYGCAATVVDTPDQLGAALAAALHADRPTVLPVPIRPDIPPIL; encoded by the coding sequence ATGGCAACGGTCCGCGACATTACCTACGACCTGCTCCGCTCCCTGGGCATGACCACCGTGTTCGGCAACCCCGGTTCGACCGAGGAGCCGTTCCTGCATGCGTTCCCCGACGATTTCTCGTATGTGCTCGCGCTGCACGAGGCATCGGCGGTCGGCATCGCCGACGGGTACGCCCAGGCCACCGGGCGGCCCGCACATGTCAACCTGCACACCGCGCCGGGCACCGGCAACGCCATGGGCAACATCGTCACCGCCTGGCACAACCGCACCCCGCTGATCGTCACCGCCGGCCAGCAGACCCGCGAGATGCTGCTGCTGGAACCCCGGCTCACCGCCCGCCAGCCCACCGAACTGCCCCAGCCGTACGTCAAGTGGGCGTACGAACCGGTCCGGGCGCAGGACGTCCCGGCGGCGCTGATGCGGGCGTACGCCACCGCGGTGCAACCACCGGCCGGGCCGGTCTTCCTCTCCCTGCCCCTGGACGACTGGGCGCAGCCCGCCGATCCGCCACCATCAGCCCGCACGGTGGCCACCCGGTTCGCGCCCGATCCGGAGCGGCTGCGCCAGTTCGCCGCCACGCTGGCGGCCAGCCGGGCACCGGTCCTGGTGCTCGGTGCCGCAGTGGACCGCGCCGGCGCCTGGGCGGCAGCGGTCGCCCTGGCCGAACGACTCGTCGCGCCGGTCTGGTCAGCACCCGCGCCCGAACGCACCACCTTCCCCGAGGACCATCCACACTTCCAGGGCGTACTGCCCTTCGCACGCGGCCCGCTTGCCGAACGGCTGCGGGGACACGACACGGTGCTGGTGATCGGCGCCCCGGTGTTCCGCTACTACCCGCACGTGCCGGGCGACACCCTTCCCGACGGCGCGCGGCTGCTGCACGTGACCGACGACCCCGACGAGGCGGCTCGCGCCCCGGTCGGCGACAGCCTGCTCGGTGACGCCGGACTGGCCCTCGCCGCACTGGCCGACCTGGTGCCACCGGCGGACCGGCCACCACCACCGCCCCGCCCCGGTCCGGCACCCGTGGAGGATTCCGTCCCGCTCAGCGCCGACGCGCTCTTCGCCGCGCTGGGCCGGCACTGGCCCGAGGACGGGGTGCTGGTGCAGGAGTCACCGTCAAACCTCTCCGCGCTCCGCCGTCACCTGCGATTCACCCGGCCCGGGTCGTACTTCACCATGGCCAGCGGCGGGCTCGGCTACGGCCTGCCGGCGGCCGTCGGCGTCGCACTTGCCCAACGCGACACCGGCCAGCATCGGCCGGTGGTGGCGGTGATCGGCGACGGCTCCTTCCACTACTCCGTGCAGGCCCTCTGGACCGCCGCCCAGTTGCGACTGCCGCTGCCCGTCGTGGTCCCGGTCAACCGGCAGTACGCGATCCTCAAGGCGTTCGCCGAGCTGAAGCAGACGCCCGGCGTACCCGGCCTGGACCTGCCCGGCCTCGACATCACCGCGATCGCCCGCGGCTACGGCTGCGCCGCCACCGTCGTCGACACGCCCGACCAGCTCGGCGCGGCCCTCGCCGCCGCGCTGCACGCCGACCGTCCCACCGTGCTCCCCGTCCCCATCCGCCCCGACATCCCCCCAATCCTGTGA
- a CDS encoding YqgE/AlgH family protein, with protein MQGEGQAIGGRATESMTGKLLVATPALKDPNFDRTVVLLVAHEPGGALGVVLNRATEVPVADVLRDWGDLARHPAVLFEGGPVQPDSAICLARMRQPVRRLKGFHQVSGAVGTLDLSVDPHRLRENVQSIRVFAGYAGWGAGQLEQEIEDGSWFVLDALPGDAFVDRPDDLWPMVLRRQGGMMAAVAHFPPDVALN; from the coding sequence ATGCAGGGAGAGGGGCAGGCGATCGGCGGGCGGGCAACCGAGTCGATGACCGGGAAGTTGTTGGTGGCGACACCGGCGCTGAAAGACCCGAACTTCGACCGTACGGTCGTGCTGTTGGTCGCGCACGAACCGGGTGGCGCGCTCGGCGTGGTGCTCAACCGGGCCACCGAGGTACCGGTAGCGGACGTGCTGCGCGACTGGGGCGATCTGGCCCGGCACCCGGCGGTGCTCTTCGAGGGCGGCCCGGTGCAGCCCGACTCGGCGATCTGCCTGGCCCGGATGCGTCAGCCGGTCCGCCGCCTCAAGGGTTTCCACCAGGTCTCCGGCGCGGTCGGCACGCTGGACCTGTCCGTCGATCCGCACCGGCTGCGCGAGAACGTCCAGAGCATCCGGGTCTTCGCCGGGTACGCGGGCTGGGGAGCGGGGCAGTTGGAGCAGGAGATCGAGGACGGCTCCTGGTTCGTGCTGGACGCGCTGCCCGGTGACGCCTTCGTCGACCGGCCCGACGACCTGTGGCCGATGGTGCTGCGTCGGCAGGGCGGCATGATGGCCGCGGTGGCGCACTTTCCGCCGGACGTGGCGCTGAACTGA
- a CDS encoding ATP-binding cassette domain-containing protein, whose amino-acid sequence MLDIAQVTAGYPHHHDRGRANVIENVTLRVEPGEIVGLVGESGCGKTTLARVVTGLHRPSTGVVRFSGVDVHSLRGRALRAHRRHVQMVFQDPYLTLSPRQTVRQALVEPLRIHRIGDSRAQSTRIDELLDLVGLDRQVGTRRPRQLSGGQQQRVAIARALALGPRLLVCDEPVTALDVSVQAKILNLLLDLRDQLGLACLFISHDLAVVRQLADRIAVMRDGRIIEQGPTLEITTIPCHPYTQALLAATPTIDLQVP is encoded by the coding sequence GTGCTGGACATCGCGCAGGTCACCGCCGGCTACCCCCACCACCACGACCGCGGCCGGGCGAACGTGATCGAGAACGTCACCCTGCGCGTCGAGCCGGGCGAGATCGTCGGGCTCGTCGGCGAGTCCGGCTGCGGCAAGACCACCCTCGCCCGCGTTGTCACCGGACTCCACCGGCCCAGCACCGGCGTGGTCCGATTCTCCGGCGTCGACGTCCACAGCCTGCGCGGCCGAGCACTGCGGGCACACCGGCGGCACGTCCAGATGGTGTTCCAGGACCCGTACCTCACCCTCAGCCCGCGCCAGACGGTACGACAAGCCCTCGTCGAGCCGCTGCGCATCCACCGGATCGGCGACTCTCGAGCACAGTCCACGCGGATCGACGAACTGCTCGACCTCGTCGGCCTCGACCGTCAGGTCGGCACGCGCCGGCCCCGCCAGTTGTCCGGCGGACAACAGCAGCGCGTCGCGATAGCCCGCGCCCTGGCTCTCGGACCACGACTGCTCGTCTGCGACGAACCAGTCACCGCACTCGATGTGTCAGTCCAGGCGAAGATCCTCAACCTACTACTCGATCTACGAGACCAGCTCGGCCTGGCCTGCTTGTTCATCTCCCACGACCTCGCCGTCGTCCGACAACTCGCCGACCGGATCGCGGTCATGCGCGACGGCCGAATCATCGAGCAGGGCCCGACCCTGGAGATCACCACCATCCCTTGCCACCCATACACGCAGGCCCTACTCGCAGCGACCCCCACGATCGATCTCCAAGTCCCCTGA
- a CDS encoding dipeptide/oligopeptide/nickel ABC transporter permease/ATP-binding protein translates to MNVRHRRRAIPPSVRTTLVALPLLAFAIVGLLAPLLAPADPTATDLAASLLPPSAEHPLGTDQLGRDQLSRILHGAQISLAVTAAVLTISLTVGGVTGTVAGYLGGPVDRIISRIIDMAVSLPGMLVALAVIGVRGPGAENLILAMSLWAWAPYARIARARVAGLRGSPHLDALRLLGAGPARIVGRHLLPPALAPCLVYASTDVGAIVLGVATLSFLGLGIPPPHAEWGQMLIEGRPHLASAWWLAYPPGIAITAVVFASNLLGERLATGDERPSILRWVLPTRLRAPSARRATTVPLAAALPTVAPAMSDENGTLLRVRDLSVSYPHDGRRRQVVADVAYQVPRGHVLAIVGETGSGKTTSAMAPFGLLDPSAVVTGSATLAAGTQARQLVDLPQRERRQINGRRVGVVFQDSLATLNPLRTIGAHVDEAVRNTGRGGRRAATRRATEELLHLVELPDPAGIAGKFPHQISGGMRQRVQIAIALAGKPELLVADEPTSALDVTVQAQLLDLLARLRDELGMAMIIVSHDLAVVTRLADTVAVMYAGRIVESGPLATVLANPAHPYTRGLLDAVPHPGAPPGTRFRTMPGHSGAGPDETDGCAFAPRCPIAVTACTHDQPALLTLGPAHHATCPQQSGEDTLVGGATLERDRA, encoded by the coding sequence ATGAACGTCCGACACCGCCGCCGAGCCATCCCACCGTCCGTGCGCACCACGCTGGTCGCCCTGCCGCTGCTCGCGTTCGCGATCGTGGGGCTGCTGGCGCCGCTGCTCGCCCCGGCCGACCCGACCGCCACCGACCTGGCGGCCAGCCTGCTGCCGCCGTCGGCGGAACACCCCCTCGGCACCGACCAACTCGGCCGCGACCAGCTCAGCCGAATCCTGCACGGCGCCCAGATCTCCCTCGCGGTCACGGCAGCGGTCCTGACGATCTCGCTGACCGTCGGCGGCGTCACCGGCACCGTCGCCGGCTACCTCGGCGGCCCGGTCGACCGGATCATCTCCCGGATCATCGACATGGCCGTCTCCCTACCCGGCATGCTCGTCGCCCTGGCCGTCATCGGCGTACGCGGTCCCGGTGCGGAGAACCTCATCCTCGCGATGTCGCTGTGGGCCTGGGCCCCGTACGCCCGCATCGCCCGCGCCCGCGTCGCCGGCCTGCGCGGCAGTCCGCACCTGGACGCCCTACGGCTGCTCGGCGCCGGACCCGCCCGCATCGTCGGCCGGCACCTGCTCCCACCGGCCCTCGCCCCGTGCCTGGTCTACGCCAGCACCGACGTCGGCGCGATCGTGCTCGGCGTCGCCACGCTCAGCTTCCTCGGCCTCGGCATCCCCCCACCGCACGCCGAGTGGGGCCAGATGCTCATCGAGGGCCGCCCCCACCTCGCCTCCGCCTGGTGGCTTGCCTACCCGCCCGGCATCGCGATCACCGCCGTCGTGTTCGCCAGCAACCTCCTCGGCGAGCGTCTCGCCACAGGCGACGAACGGCCCTCGATCCTGCGCTGGGTACTCCCGACGCGTCTTCGCGCCCCGTCCGCCCGCCGGGCCACCACCGTGCCACTGGCAGCGGCCCTTCCGACCGTCGCCCCGGCCATGTCCGACGAGAACGGCACCCTGCTGCGGGTACGGGACCTCTCGGTCAGCTATCCGCACGACGGCCGGCGCCGCCAGGTCGTCGCCGACGTCGCCTACCAGGTACCCCGGGGACACGTCCTGGCCATCGTCGGCGAGACCGGCAGCGGCAAGACCACCTCCGCGATGGCGCCGTTCGGGCTACTCGACCCCAGCGCGGTCGTCACCGGGTCGGCAACCCTGGCAGCCGGCACCCAGGCACGCCAACTCGTCGACCTTCCACAGCGGGAGCGACGCCAGATCAATGGCCGCCGTGTGGGCGTAGTCTTCCAGGACAGCCTCGCCACGCTCAACCCGTTGCGGACCATCGGCGCGCACGTCGACGAGGCCGTCCGCAACACCGGACGCGGCGGCCGGCGCGCCGCCACCCGCCGGGCCACCGAAGAGCTGCTACACCTTGTCGAGCTGCCCGACCCGGCCGGTATCGCCGGCAAGTTCCCCCACCAGATCTCCGGCGGGATGCGGCAGCGGGTACAGATCGCCATCGCCCTCGCCGGCAAGCCGGAACTGCTGGTCGCCGACGAACCGACCTCCGCCCTCGACGTCACCGTCCAGGCGCAACTGCTCGACCTGCTGGCCCGGCTCCGCGACGAACTGGGCATGGCCATGATCATCGTCAGCCACGACCTGGCAGTGGTCACCCGGCTCGCGGACACGGTCGCCGTCATGTACGCCGGCCGGATCGTAGAATCCGGACCGCTCGCCACCGTGCTCGCGAACCCGGCCCACCCCTACACCCGCGGCCTGCTCGACGCCGTACCGCATCCCGGCGCGCCACCCGGCACGCGGTTCCGCACCATGCCCGGACACTCCGGCGCCGGCCCGGACGAAACCGACGGTTGCGCGTTCGCCCCCCGCTGCCCCATCGCCGTCACCGCGTGCACCCATGACCAGCCGGCGCTGCTGACGCTCGGCCCGGCACACCATGCGACCTGCCCCCAGCAGTCCGGCGAGGACACTCTGGTGGGCGGGGCTACCCTCGAGCGGGACAGGGCCTGA
- a CDS encoding ABC transporter permease, with amino-acid sequence MRTRRLRSAGRYLARWLVDTVGVLVALSAGTFALVLLARGDPAAMLAATRAGRPATPEQVEAVRAELGLDAPAPLRYLRWFADAVTGDFGVSLRTNTPIGPEIADRMGVTLGLVAGSAVLALVVGVAVGVAGAVFERGLARGALRTAALLATSVPAFWLSYLLVLVLALRLRLVPTSGMAGSTTWVMPLAVLGLPAAGALSRVVAVTLREALDRPYVLAALARGSRPTSIVLRDGLPNAAGPILSVAGFTVGTLLVGTIVVEQIFGWPGLGAYFVKAAAARDVPALQASALVLGGGFILANRLADVAQALIDPRSRRDAETHHRPPRQRWRQPVRSGTGETTARPRTETT; translated from the coding sequence GTGAGGACACGACGGCTGCGGTCCGCCGGACGCTACCTCGCGCGGTGGCTCGTCGACACCGTCGGCGTACTCGTGGCGTTGTCCGCCGGCACCTTCGCGCTCGTGCTGCTCGCGCGCGGTGATCCGGCGGCGATGCTGGCCGCGACCCGGGCCGGCCGGCCCGCCACGCCCGAGCAGGTCGAGGCCGTCCGCGCCGAACTCGGTCTGGACGCCCCCGCCCCGCTGCGGTACCTGCGGTGGTTCGCCGACGCGGTAACCGGCGATTTCGGGGTGTCGCTGCGGACGAACACACCCATCGGCCCGGAGATCGCCGACCGGATGGGCGTGACGCTGGGGCTGGTCGCCGGCTCCGCCGTGCTGGCCCTCGTGGTCGGCGTGGCAGTCGGCGTCGCCGGGGCGGTGTTCGAACGCGGCCTGGCGCGCGGAGCCCTGCGCACCGCAGCGCTGCTGGCCACGTCGGTGCCGGCGTTCTGGCTGAGCTATCTGCTGGTGCTGGTGCTGGCGTTGCGGCTGAGACTGGTGCCGACCTCGGGGATGGCGGGGTCCACGACCTGGGTGATGCCGTTGGCGGTGCTCGGGCTGCCGGCTGCCGGTGCGCTGAGCCGGGTGGTGGCCGTGACGCTGCGCGAGGCGCTCGACCGGCCGTACGTGCTCGCCGCCCTGGCCCGTGGCAGCCGACCGACGTCGATCGTGCTCCGCGACGGCCTGCCCAACGCCGCCGGGCCGATCCTGTCCGTCGCCGGATTCACCGTCGGCACCCTGCTGGTGGGAACCATCGTCGTGGAGCAGATCTTCGGCTGGCCCGGCCTCGGCGCCTACTTCGTCAAGGCCGCCGCAGCCCGGGACGTGCCAGCGCTACAGGCCAGCGCGCTCGTCCTCGGCGGCGGATTCATCCTCGCCAACCGCCTCGCCGACGTCGCACAGGCCCTCATCGACCCCCGATCCCGCCGCGACGCCGAAACACACCACCGCCCGCCCCGCCAGCGATGGCGCCAACCGGTGCGCAGTGGCACCGGCGAGACCACGGCACGCCCTCGGACGGAGACGACATGA
- a CDS encoding ABC transporter substrate-binding protein — protein sequence MPRSRSLVTALAVSVALVSACSSDSGDAGSTTVLRIGMSAESGPLDPHAFTGNFLLLDAIYEPLVSYGEDGRLEPGLAESWTVAEGGKQVTLDLRDGVRFTDGTPLDAAAVKWNFDRWVGNKRFSFFRASQVISAVEAPDPDTVRLTLSEPYEPLLQELSIVRPVRLLSPKSAAADGTFQNPVGTGAWKLVSNTATGATLERNGDYWGEKPRLERLEFKVIPDSQARVDALTNGEIDLIGGPYLAPITPVEAKSLDGRDDVKLLTGAPDVSIMLGFNPDGPAGDKAVRQAVGKAIDTAAMAKALFLDYAEPARRVFPPGVPDSGADLPVGFDKAAAGSVLDAAGYVRDGDTRVKDGKRLSLRLLIPATPAEGQLDPRTTASAIAAALKEVGIGVEIVPVDAAVYYDERAEGRYDITFFETLGAPYDPSSSIVSLFTDEARAPLWATPAIEGLVDKALFAADPTARTVAYQNLYDAVAADAGFVPLVYRPRMWAVRDGVNGFAVSPSDVDLKLTAVTVG from the coding sequence GTGCCGCGATCACGTTCCCTCGTCACCGCCCTCGCCGTGTCGGTCGCGCTCGTCAGCGCGTGTAGCTCCGACTCCGGTGATGCCGGCTCAACCACCGTCCTGCGCATCGGGATGAGCGCGGAGTCGGGTCCGCTGGACCCGCACGCGTTCACCGGCAACTTCCTGCTGCTCGACGCGATCTACGAGCCGCTGGTCAGCTACGGCGAGGACGGGCGGCTGGAGCCGGGCCTCGCCGAGTCGTGGACCGTCGCCGAGGGCGGCAAACAGGTGACCCTCGACCTGCGCGACGGCGTACGCTTCACCGACGGGACACCGCTGGACGCTGCCGCCGTCAAGTGGAACTTCGACCGGTGGGTCGGCAACAAACGCTTCTCGTTCTTCCGGGCGTCGCAGGTCATCTCCGCCGTCGAGGCCCCGGATCCAGACACTGTCCGGCTCACCCTGTCCGAGCCGTACGAACCGTTGCTGCAGGAGTTGTCGATCGTGCGCCCGGTCCGGCTACTCAGCCCGAAGTCGGCCGCCGCTGACGGGACGTTTCAGAACCCGGTCGGCACCGGCGCGTGGAAGCTGGTCTCCAACACGGCGACCGGCGCCACCCTGGAACGCAACGGCGACTACTGGGGGGAGAAACCGCGCCTGGAACGTCTCGAATTCAAGGTCATCCCGGACTCCCAGGCCCGCGTCGACGCCCTCACCAATGGCGAGATCGACCTGATCGGCGGCCCCTACCTGGCCCCGATAACCCCGGTCGAGGCGAAGTCCCTGGACGGCCGCGACGACGTCAAGCTGCTCACCGGCGCCCCGGACGTCTCGATCATGCTCGGGTTCAACCCCGACGGCCCGGCCGGCGACAAGGCCGTACGTCAGGCTGTCGGCAAAGCGATCGACACCGCCGCAATGGCGAAGGCGCTGTTCCTGGACTACGCCGAACCGGCCCGGCGAGTGTTCCCGCCGGGAGTGCCGGACTCCGGCGCCGATTTGCCGGTCGGCTTCGACAAGGCCGCCGCCGGCAGCGTGCTGGACGCGGCCGGCTACGTGCGCGACGGCGACACCCGGGTCAAGGACGGAAAGCGACTCTCGCTGCGGCTGCTGATTCCGGCGACCCCGGCGGAGGGACAACTCGACCCGCGCACCACGGCCTCGGCGATCGCCGCTGCGCTGAAGGAGGTGGGTATCGGGGTCGAGATCGTCCCGGTCGACGCCGCCGTCTACTACGACGAGCGCGCCGAGGGCAGATACGACATCACGTTCTTCGAAACCCTCGGCGCGCCGTACGACCCGTCCAGCTCGATCGTTTCCCTGTTCACCGACGAGGCGCGGGCGCCGCTGTGGGCGACGCCGGCCATCGAGGGTCTCGTCGACAAGGCGCTGTTCGCCGCCGACCCGACCGCCCGGACGGTGGCCTACCAGAATCTCTACGACGCCGTCGCCGCCGACGCCGGGTTCGTGCCGTTGGTCTACCGGCCCCGAATGTGGGCGGTCCGTGACGGGGTGAACGGCTTCGCGGTCTCGCCCAGCGACGTCGACCTCAAACTGACCGCGGTCACCGTCGGGTGA
- a CDS encoding MFS transporter has protein sequence MAAPTSSRTGSVARNRLLSLRDHPFTGAQIALLLGGLLVNVGSFSVYPYLAVLLRDRTGLGMAQVGVVLGAATLVQFASAPLSAALAERIGLQRSLRGAMVLYSLGGGAFLLGATGPVSTVVGLFLISSGGSLYSPAYRSYLVHGADPQQRPRLVSAGNAASNLGVALGPVLGALLIQRPSSMFAVVTVVYAILGVWHFFLPRERMVPDAPPVEPYHRMLHGIVVLPFVVTALSVYLYMQFYQYLSSYAEGRVAALFYGVAMMGYSLGLVLVQPLVAHRVERMSHPSAMAIGFGFLATGMVAFAGGNMFTIGAGVAAISVGNAVLFLKNDLMALAGSKRSATAVFGQQRLAVGVGSFLSGVVGGSVYGLFERAGQLSGFWLVVAAQCILLPPLVVAVVRRLRRLVPRTEEVRSARSG, from the coding sequence ATGGCGGCCCCGACATCGTCCCGGACCGGGTCGGTCGCGCGTAACCGTCTGCTGTCGTTGCGGGATCACCCCTTCACGGGCGCCCAAATCGCGTTGCTGCTGGGTGGTCTCCTGGTCAACGTCGGCTCGTTCTCGGTCTATCCGTACCTGGCGGTTCTGCTGCGCGACCGGACGGGGCTCGGGATGGCGCAGGTCGGGGTCGTGCTCGGGGCCGCCACGCTGGTGCAGTTCGCCAGCGCCCCGCTCAGCGCGGCGCTGGCCGAGCGGATCGGGCTGCAGCGCTCGCTGCGCGGTGCCATGGTCCTCTACAGCCTCGGCGGCGGCGCCTTCCTTCTCGGAGCGACAGGCCCGGTGTCCACCGTCGTGGGACTGTTCCTCATTTCCAGCGGAGGTTCGCTGTATTCACCGGCGTACCGCAGCTACCTGGTACACGGAGCCGACCCGCAGCAGCGGCCCCGGCTGGTCTCTGCCGGCAACGCCGCCAGCAACCTGGGCGTCGCCCTCGGGCCGGTGCTGGGCGCCCTGCTCATCCAGCGTCCGAGCAGCATGTTCGCGGTCGTCACGGTGGTCTACGCCATTCTCGGGGTCTGGCACTTCTTCCTGCCCAGGGAGCGGATGGTCCCCGACGCCCCGCCGGTCGAGCCGTATCACCGGATGTTGCACGGCATCGTGGTGCTGCCCTTCGTCGTCACCGCCCTGTCGGTCTACCTCTACATGCAGTTCTACCAGTACCTCTCCAGCTACGCGGAGGGCCGAGTAGCCGCGCTGTTCTACGGCGTGGCGATGATGGGTTACTCCCTCGGGCTGGTCCTCGTGCAGCCCCTCGTGGCGCACCGGGTCGAGCGGATGAGCCATCCGTCGGCGATGGCGATCGGTTTCGGCTTCCTGGCGACGGGGATGGTCGCGTTCGCCGGTGGAAACATGTTCACGATCGGGGCCGGAGTCGCGGCGATCAGCGTCGGCAACGCGGTGCTCTTCCTCAAGAACGACCTTATGGCGTTGGCGGGCTCGAAGCGGTCAGCGACGGCCGTCTTCGGTCAGCAGCGGCTGGCCGTAGGGGTCGGTTCCTTCCTCAGCGGTGTCGTCGGCGGCAGCGTGTACGGACTCTTCGAGCGGGCGGGTCAGCTGTCGGGGTTCTGGCTGGTCGTGGCCGCCCAGTGCATCCTGCTTCCGCCGCTGGTGGTGGCGGTGGTTCGGCGCCTGCGTCGGCTCGTCCCCAGAACCGAGGAGGTTCGGAGCGCCCGATCGGGTTGA
- a CDS encoding ATP-grasp domain-containing protein, translating to MTIACLEMLSFGLAHLARAAHSSGERLALLTGVESLYLHELATLPPGTIDVVPVDTHDRQAVTESLHAIGDLRGLISSTDTWGVIGAELAAEFGLPGIDPAVIRLVRDKARVRDLLNQKSLSPVAPFGVDDPATVSLDRLASAVGLPAVVKDTAGTSSANVWLVRDADDLARLRREAADAALFGSLFAEPFLAGPVYSAETLTWAGQTRLLGLSSRLMSAQPWFREDVTAFPVALPPAELREIEVWLGEVLAVLGYTDRFAHIEIAMTTHGPQLIEVNPRIGGALVGESMCRALGVNVYAALVDLALGHRPRLLDAALPGGPAVAFVLAYPDQAGELVAVNGIDDLDRYPGQPRWYPTKAIGTQVAHVTDGRGYAGIVLAEGPTAEIATHRAVAAAGAVHVRTRPSC from the coding sequence GTGACCATTGCGTGCCTCGAGATGCTCTCCTTCGGCCTTGCCCATCTCGCCAGGGCCGCCCACTCTTCGGGCGAACGGCTGGCGCTGCTGACCGGTGTCGAGTCGCTCTACCTCCACGAGCTGGCCACGCTGCCGCCCGGCACGATCGACGTCGTACCGGTCGACACGCACGACCGCCAGGCGGTCACCGAATCCCTGCACGCGATCGGTGACCTGCGGGGCCTGATCAGCTCGACGGACACCTGGGGAGTGATCGGCGCCGAGCTCGCCGCCGAGTTCGGCCTGCCCGGCATCGATCCGGCGGTGATCCGGCTGGTGCGCGACAAGGCCCGCGTCCGCGATCTGCTGAACCAGAAGAGCCTGAGCCCGGTGGCGCCCTTCGGGGTGGACGATCCGGCCACGGTGAGCCTCGACCGGCTCGCGTCGGCCGTCGGGCTGCCCGCCGTCGTCAAGGACACGGCCGGCACGAGCAGCGCGAACGTGTGGCTTGTCCGGGACGCCGACGACCTCGCCCGGCTCCGCCGCGAGGCCGCGGACGCAGCGCTGTTCGGGAGCCTGTTCGCCGAGCCGTTCCTGGCCGGGCCCGTCTACAGCGCCGAGACCCTGACCTGGGCCGGGCAGACCCGGCTGCTGGGGCTGTCGAGCCGCCTCATGTCGGCCCAGCCCTGGTTCCGGGAGGACGTGACGGCATTCCCCGTGGCGCTGCCACCCGCCGAACTCCGCGAAATCGAGGTGTGGCTCGGGGAGGTGCTGGCGGTCCTCGGGTACACCGACCGGTTCGCCCACATCGAAATCGCCATGACCACCCACGGACCCCAGCTGATCGAGGTGAACCCCCGCATCGGCGGTGCGCTTGTCGGCGAGTCGATGTGCCGCGCACTCGGGGTCAACGTCTACGCCGCCCTCGTCGACCTCGCGCTCGGCCACCGCCCCCGCCTGCTCGACGCGGCCCTGCCCGGCGGCCCGGCGGTGGCGTTCGTCCTGGCCTACCCGGATCAGGCCGGTGAACTCGTTGCCGTGAACGGAATCGACGACCTCGACCGCTATCCGGGGCAGCCGCGATGGTATCCGACCAAGGCGATCGGCACACAGGTCGCGCACGTCACCGACGGGCGCGGCTACGCGGGCATCGTGCTCGCCGAGGGCCCGACCGCAGAGATCGCCACGCACCGTGCCGTCGCCGCGGCGGGCGCCGTCCACGTCCGCACCCGGCCGTCGTGCTAG